The window CTTCTGGCTGATTGCCATTTTTATGGTTAATCTTTTATGACACCATGCCATGATACATTTAGTGCTAACTTGCTACTTGAAGTTGTAGAATTTCTTGTAATTTTGCCATTTTAGTTATAGTTTCATAATGTTGTTAATAGTGCATCCTTCATGCAACACATATTGTGAGAATCTAGGGTGCATTTGCCCTAATTAGTATGTTTCTGAGAAAAGACATTCGGATGTTTTACTCTTTGCTCTCGTAAGTGATGGATTTAAAAAAAAACGTGGCCTATTGcagcttgggaatcatggttcCAATCTGACGGAGGAAGAGCTTGAGACACATACTATATCTGCATGGAAAGAGGCAAAATCTTACTTAAGCAGACACGCCAATGAGCATGGTAAATCAGTTCCCCGACGACTTGTCTGGGTGAGTTGATTTGGCCTGCTTGAAATGTCAGTGTGCATAGCCCAGATTTGACCTTATCCTTTCGCCTTGCAattgtgatggatatttttggTTATTGTTAAACACTTAAAATCCCCATTTACGTTCTCGAGCACTTTGCTGTAGTATTGCCATCCATATCTGTAACTTACAGATTTTGGTTGAAGAAAATCTTCAAGCATTTAAATCATGcttatttgtaatagataggatAAAATTGAGGGGGGATAGCCTGGAGAATAAGATCCTGCTCTTTTATGGTTCTCTAAGAGTAGATAATAAGACTAATATAGTTTATATCGACTTGTTATTGTATCCTATACCTTGGAATCAATCATGAGTTTGATGAttgaaaatgaaaatgatgaaggcCTACTAAGATCATCGCAATTTTGCTGCTATGAATTGCACACTTTTTCTATTTTGTAGGAGAGAATAGCATTCCCTGTTCCCATCTAGTCATTGCTGATGCGCTGTATTAATGTGAGATCAGTTGATTAAATTTGTTTAGTTGCATCTGGCTATTATGGCACTTTTCGTGCTAAAGATCCCgtacttttttcttttacttctgtTATCTGTTTTTGATAAGGTTGGTTAAATTTATTGAAAGAAGTACCAAGGAGGTACAGAAAAGTACAACAAAGAGAATCTGGGATAGCTCTTACAATAATCAGCTCAGCGTATCCAAGACCTCCAAATACTGAAATAAGTTTTCAGCTACACTTTCCTTACACCAAAAGTATAAAACATTGTTAGTCTTATGTCCTGATTCATGAATCACAGACTCCTGTTGTGTATTTAGGACCTATTGTTTGTCATTTACTTCTTTTACATGGCTTGATTTTCACTATGCAATGCAGGCAGGGCCAGATGACAACTTGAAGAATGTAGCATTGGAAATTTTGCAAAATGGGGTGGCTACAATACCTATAATTCATTCACCAGCTCAGGATGGATCATATCCTCAGCTATTATATCTTGCTTCTCTTTCTGAGATACTAAAACGTGAGTTTTAAATTTTTCTTGGGTGTTCACTGACTCTTGGTATCGTGGCTCACAACTTTGTTAATTTTCAGATATTTGCAGGTATTTCAAGCATTCTCCAGAATCTTTACCAATTCTTCAGTTGCCAATTGGGTCAATTCCTTTGGGCACATGGGTTCCAAAAATTGGAGAGCCAAATCGACAACCACTGGCAATGTTGAGGCCTACTGCCTCTCTAAATGCAGCATTGGATTTGTTAGTGCAAGGTTAATCTTTTCTCAGTCTTTTGGCTAAGATCATGTATAATTACTTGCCCGCTAAAAAGTTTACTTCACActccttttcaaaaaaaaagtttatttcaCACTGTTATTGCTGAAGAATGTGCATTCTCAATTTTTGGAATCTTAATGGTTTCTGTCTCATGGTGATAAGTTTTGGCTAGTGATTCAATACGCTGTCTGATCTCAGTCTCTTATGTATGTTTTTGTTCCCTTTGCAGCTCAAGTTAGTGCAATTCCCATTGTTGATGATAATGACTCCCTATTGGATATATATTCCCGAAGGTTTATAAATGAATAGTTGTTTTGCCATACTTCACACTGGTAGATTTTGTAGTGTATGTAGACTTTCATTGGGTTAATTTGCTGAATCTATGGTTGGCAGTGATATTACAGCTTTGGCCAAGGACAAGATTTATACACACATAAGTCTTGAGGAAATGAGTATTCATCAGGTAGTGCCTTGAGCTCATGCAGTATTGATGTGTGTTTACATTTAAGTATATTTCTAGCTTCAATGGGTGTAGTTCAGTGGTATGACTGCTGTGCCTGGGCTTTTATTCCCTTGCTCTCACCTGCGGCTGAGCATTCCCTTTCCAGAAAGGTAGAATTTTAGTTTCCTCGAACAATTCTCAATGCAACTATGCCTCAGTCTCCAACTAGTTGGGTTGGCTGTATGAGGTTCTCTGTATCCTAAAATATTCACCGTGATTTGACTATTTATGCTGGCTGTTAACCTTCCACGGCCCTCCTCCTGAGATCGGCTTTGCTTTTCACGTAGGCATTGTTACTCTTCTCTCATTAAAAGATTCGCAAAAAAACTAGAAAATCAGCACATGTATCTTGCATATTTGCTTGGATGGGACAACAACTATATTTTGTGGATAAAAGGACAGCCCGGTGCACTAGGCATCCCGCGTTCTTCACGCAGTGTACTGGTAAGGGCCGCATCCcaaagggtgtgatgtagacaatctaccctaatgcaagcattagtggctgcttccgcGGTTCGAACCCGTCACCACAGTGAGACAACTTTACCATTGTTCCAAGACTCACTTTCAACAACTATATTTTGGGGATAGTTTTATGAAACTCGATCAAAGTTGGATGCCAGCGGTAATGAACTTTCTTGCCAGAATATATGTTATGCATTTGGCTAACAGAATAGTTGCTCGAGAGTCTTTAAACTTGCGGACATTTTAGCTAacaggaaaagaagaagaaggggggggggggtaacgGGGAGGTGTTGGTCAGAGTTTAGGTGGTCTATGCTGCTATAAGCTGTTAACAACGCCGAACAGCTGGAATATTTTTCTTGGTGGAAATTCCTgtgttttcttttttaaatctaTGGcaagtttataattttttacccATTCATTCAAAAATATATACAGTACAGAAATCAATTCATCGTCAACTCTATAGTCGTCGTTCATGTTTTGGCTCAAGGAAAAACATCTCTAAGTAGTTTGTTTTGGTTAGATACAGGAACAATGCTGAGTTTATAATTTGCAGCTTATGTATGTAAACATACTTTTAGGTGCAGAGCTACATTGGTATATATACTCGAGATGTGTTTTCTGTTAATCTCCCTTTCATCTGTATATGTTTTTGCAGGCATTGCAGCTTGCAGAGGAACCATATGCATCGTATGGGTCGAGCAGTCAAAAATGTCACATGTGTTTACGTTCTGATCCATTGCATGAAGTGATGGAAAGATTGTCCAGACCTGGTTAAGCCTTTGTCCTCTTTTTTACTATGATACTATTGACTACAACACTCTTTTAAATCTCTTATCTGTTTAATCGTAGTATTAAATCTTCTTTGGCCTGTGATCTTTTCATGTGTTATAGTAGTAACTTGTTGCATATTGCTTGCAGGGGTCAGGCGACTTGTTGTTGTGGAAGCGGGAAGCAAACGTGTAGAAGGTATCATATCACTCAGTGACATTTTCAAGTTCTTGCTTGGCTAGCTGAAGCAAATAATTGACGGCAGACGCAATTTTGATGACGGTTGCCTTTATCAGTATTACTCATAGCTCATGGTGCACCCCATTTTTTATGGGGATTCGATCCCGATTCTTTCGTGTATACAATTGATTGGCCTCAAAGTATAATGGCCTGGTCTTTTAGGATGTTAGGCTAAAAGAATGAGGCATGTAAATTTTCACAATTGTTTCCCTCCTTTCACAGTTACTAAAGGATTAAGATCAGCTGGCCATATTTTCCTTAATAAGTATTATTAGGCAGGTTATGTTGCCATTATATCTGTTGCAAACTGATAAGTACAGTAAAATCACAGTACCTGTTAATAGTTTATCATGCAGTTACTatggaaaaatgattttttttttggttatttgttTAAGTACCACGAATTTGTGATTCGCAATGTGTTAAtgaattttaaatttggtattggcCTTCCCACCATTATCTaggtgaaaatagcacgggctagtcatttttcggattggtaattgaaaaatagctagcGTTTGCAAATTCATTGAAAATAGCCACTAGTTTGCtgtaacacggaaagttccagcataatatacttgagattggtgcacctgtgtatcaacttccagcatattatgctggaagttcagtatattatattggaactccagtatattatattggaacttcagtatattatgttggaatatttttcgaattttgaacaatgttttcgtttagatttatttttacatgaaaagtggctaaatttcgattacttttgaaactatgactatttttcaattaccacttgtaaatctggctactTTTGAATTTCGGATCTCCTTATATAATAGGCAGGTAAGCTCGAGGTTCATTTATGTTCAAAACTTGAAACAGATATGAGATCCAATGCCACTCGACTCAAAAGAGGAGCTGTTATAGGCAAAATACATTGACAACTCCTTAAACATGGAACTATTTTTCATTAACAGACACGAATTGTAGTTGTGGACTATTGGACACCCAAGCAAGCATCGAGATATGAAGCCAAACAAACAAATAAGTTATGTGATTTTCTGGCTACTTTTTATACAATGATAATATTGGTGTTAACAAATAAAATAAGCTGGTTGTAGGaattactaattttgtttgttccAACATTCAACTTGTCAATATCAAAGGGGACTTCTTGAGAATCATTCTGTATTCAAGCAGTTATTATCATCAAGGATCCCAACTTCTGGGTTCTCTTTTGTGATTTGTACTCTATCCTATTCTTTTCAATGAATTAATTTGCACCATAATTACTTTATTTCCTTGCTAATTAAATCACTCTTTTTCCATGAGAGTAAAATATGGAAAACTGCACTTTATTCTCTTTTATTTGCGGCTAATATTTGACATAATCCAAACAATGTCTAACGTATTATTACATATAACTTGAGTTCTCAATTCATTTCGTTGCTCACTCTAACCTTAGGAGAAGTCCAAAAATCTTATTCCAATTCGTTTATATGAACATCCTATTCTCTCTTAGCCTATTAGTACAAATTGAGATTTAAACACATATTAATCAAACAAATTAATTCCTGCTGAAATcattctttatttctaatttcacGTCAAGTAGGAGAATTTGGATGAAATGAAGCTCCACCAACCAACATGAGTGTAGGCATGGGTAACTTTAGGGGGTCTAGTATATAATCAACTTGtctatttatttataattttagaaAAGAGAAAGATTAAAATATATGGAAAGACATTCTTAGTCTAAGAAGAGGACAAAAAGGTAAAGCAGGCAGCATATGATTcaaggaagaaagaaaatattcaaTGAAGTTTCTTTATAATATTAGCATTAGGTGCAAACATACATATTGAAGCAAAACGTGAAAATTTACTTTGTTTGGACAAAAAAGTGGTAAACATGTGCTATGTtatttcacacacacacacacaaaaagcCTTGGCGAACGGCGTTTAGCCTGATACGTTAGGCAACGGTTATATAGCGCAtggtaggggtgtacaaaggaaaccgacaaaccgtaccaacccgataatctgagtcaaaccgaaaaaaaaacccgattatatattattttcttggaaaatactttatttagttgtatcttactaggactaaagaaatattttgagcataatttatatgttttgttctacgccCCGAAAAAATACGAATAACCCGAAAACCCAagaaaacccgagaaaaaccgagagtgaaaaacccgagttatattggtgtggtttgatctttagatttaataatccgacacaattagtttggtttgataattataaaatccgaaccaacccgacctatgtacacccctagcgCATGGTATGCTactttagtgggcgtttggacataagaattataaaatttcaaaataaggggaatttttttttcaagtgaaaatgatatttaaaatttagagttgtgtttggacatgaacaTAATTTTGGGTTGCTTTtcaagttttgtgagtgatttgagtgaaaattttgaaaaatggctttttggagtttttcaaattttcgaaaatttcaaaatgcatcttcaagtaaaaattgaaaattgtatgaacaaacgctgatttcgaaaaaagtgaattatttttggaaaaaggaaaaaatttcttatgtcgaAATGGGCTCTTagtttttatcaattttttttcgtattattcttgttcttttggAAAATTTTCACTCTACTTTGATTTCGGACTCCTATTCACGCCCGCTAGTTACATATAAAAGCATACAAATGTTATTCTTGGTCCAGTTGAGTTCTGCTTTAAGGGatcgtttggtaggaggtattaaaaaaataatgtaaGTATTTGTTTTGTGTATAACtaatttcttctttgatatattttcttaatttatatGT of the Nicotiana tabacum cultivar K326 chromosome 7, ASM71507v2, whole genome shotgun sequence genome contains:
- the LOC107805465 gene encoding sucrose nonfermenting 4-like protein isoform X1, whose translation is MYPAGMDYARDSGTALIPTRFVWPYGGTSVCLSGTFTGWSQWPMTPVEGCPTVFQTLCSIPPGYHQYKFIVDGEWRHDENQPFVTGSYGTVNTVLLARESDYVPAVLTPRIPPSSSMDVDSQAFQRLVRVSDDALPDDASRISQTDLDISRHRISAVLSTHTAYELLPGSSKVIALDVDLPVKQAFHILHEQGIPMAPLWDFSRAQFVGVLSALDFILIMRELGNHGSNLTEEELETHTISAWKEAKSYLSRHANEHGKSVPRRLVWAGPDDNLKNVALEILQNGVATIPIIHSPAQDGSYPQLLYLASLSEILKHICRYFKHSPESLPILQLPIGSIPLGTWVPKIGEPNRQPLAMLRPTASLNAALDLLVQAQVSAIPIVDDNDSLLDIYSRSDITALAKDKIYTHISLEEMSIHQALQLAEEPYASYGSSSQKCHMCLRSDPLHEVMERLSRPGVRRLVVVEAGSKRVEGIISLSDIFKFLLG